The proteins below come from a single Halothiobacillus neapolitanus c2 genomic window:
- the ligA gene encoding NAD-dependent DNA ligase LigA → MASSLPDLFSAPSEDGDRARLLALRDEIERHNFRYYVLDDPEISDAAFDRLMRELQQIESAHPEWITPDSPTQRVGSPTFTTRFAPVTHHQAMLSLDNVFSVEEWDAFTQRIQDRLKRDAPLVFAAEPKFDGLAINLIYRQGQLVQAATRGDGQTGEDVTLNVRTIAAIPQQLPDSLLSCDLLEVRGEIVMSHKAFAALNAAADARGDKRFVNPRNAAAGSLRQKDPRITAKRQLQFFAYGVGAVDGADLPDSQLGLLDWLADLGFTVSEWRRRCEGRDEVLAYQQEMSARRSQLDYDIDGVVFKINAQSEQDALGFVAKAPRWAIAFKFPAEEATSRVHAVDFQVGRTGALTPVARIDPVFVGGVTVSNITLHNIDEITRKDIRIGDTVVVRRAGDVIPEVVRVLPELRPADARLVALPATCPVCGSEVVRAEGEAIARCSGGLFCPAQRREAIKHFASRKAMNIDGLGEKWIELLLEHKLVEHVDDLFHLTVPQVLTLPRMGEKSAQNLVDALSAAKQTTLPRFLYALGIREVGEVTAAGLAAHFRNLDALNAATLEDLQAVPDVGPVVAQHVFTFLRQPHNQEVIRNLIDAGVHWPAIVATDANALPLAGRTYVLTGTLVGMSREEAGERLKALGAKVSGSVSSKTTAVIAGSEAGSKLTKANDLGVPVLDETDLQKLLRNL, encoded by the coding sequence ATGGCGTCTTCGTTACCTGACTTGTTCTCCGCGCCGTCCGAGGATGGCGACCGCGCCCGTTTGCTTGCGCTGCGTGACGAAATCGAACGGCACAACTTCCGTTATTACGTGCTGGACGATCCTGAAATAAGCGATGCCGCCTTCGATCGGCTCATGCGTGAATTGCAGCAGATTGAATCCGCTCACCCCGAATGGATCACGCCGGATTCGCCCACCCAGCGAGTCGGCAGCCCGACATTTACCACCCGTTTCGCCCCCGTTACACATCATCAGGCCATGTTGTCGCTGGATAATGTGTTCAGCGTCGAGGAATGGGATGCTTTTACCCAGCGTATTCAGGATCGCTTGAAGCGCGATGCACCGCTCGTGTTTGCCGCCGAACCTAAATTCGATGGCCTCGCGATCAACCTGATCTACCGTCAGGGGCAGCTGGTGCAGGCCGCAACGCGCGGCGATGGACAGACCGGCGAGGATGTGACCTTGAACGTCCGCACCATCGCCGCCATTCCCCAGCAATTACCGGATTCGCTGCTCTCCTGCGATCTGCTGGAAGTGCGCGGTGAGATCGTCATGTCGCACAAGGCCTTCGCCGCGCTGAATGCCGCCGCCGATGCCCGTGGTGACAAACGCTTCGTGAACCCGAGGAACGCCGCCGCCGGCTCCTTGCGGCAAAAGGACCCGCGAATAACGGCCAAGCGCCAGCTACAGTTTTTCGCCTATGGTGTGGGCGCGGTTGATGGCGCCGATTTGCCCGATAGCCAACTGGGCCTGCTCGATTGGTTGGCCGATTTGGGGTTTACCGTCAGCGAGTGGCGTCGCCGCTGCGAGGGGCGCGATGAGGTGCTGGCCTATCAGCAGGAAATGAGCGCGCGCCGGTCGCAACTCGATTACGACATCGATGGCGTCGTGTTCAAAATCAACGCCCAGTCCGAGCAGGATGCGCTGGGCTTTGTGGCCAAGGCGCCGCGTTGGGCCATCGCATTCAAGTTCCCGGCAGAAGAGGCCACAAGCCGCGTCCACGCGGTCGATTTTCAGGTAGGCCGCACCGGAGCGCTCACGCCGGTTGCGCGCATTGATCCGGTGTTTGTCGGTGGGGTCACGGTGTCTAACATCACCCTGCACAATATCGATGAAATTACGCGCAAGGATATTCGGATTGGCGATACGGTCGTTGTCCGGCGGGCAGGCGATGTGATTCCCGAAGTTGTTCGCGTGCTGCCTGAATTGCGCCCAGCCGATGCCCGCCTAGTGGCGCTGCCCGCCACTTGCCCCGTTTGTGGTTCCGAAGTTGTTCGAGCAGAAGGTGAGGCCATAGCCCGTTGCAGTGGCGGTCTTTTCTGCCCGGCCCAGCGCCGTGAGGCCATCAAGCACTTCGCCAGTCGCAAGGCGATGAATATCGATGGGCTAGGCGAAAAGTGGATCGAACTGCTGCTCGAACACAAGCTGGTCGAGCATGTCGATGATTTGTTTCATCTCACCGTGCCGCAGGTGTTGACCCTGCCACGAATGGGTGAAAAATCCGCGCAGAACCTTGTGGATGCCTTGTCTGCAGCCAAACAAACCACCTTGCCCCGTTTCTTGTATGCGCTGGGTATTCGGGAAGTGGGCGAGGTGACGGCTGCGGGGCTGGCGGCTCACTTCCGTAATCTGGATGCGCTGAACGCCGCGACGCTTGAGGATCTGCAAGCCGTGCCGGATGTAGGGCCGGTGGTGGCGCAGCACGTATTTACGTTCCTGCGTCAGCCACACAATCAGGAAGTCATCCGCAATCTGATCGATGCCGGAGTACACTGGCCCGCCATCGTTGCAACGGATGCGAATGCATTGCCGCTTGCCGGCAGAACCTATGTGCTGACGGGTACGTTGGTTGGCATGTCGCGAGAAGAGGCAGGCGAACGGCTCAAGGCGCTGGGCGCAAAAGTCAGCGGCAGCGTTTCCAGCAAAACCACCGCCGTGATCGCGGGGAGCGAGGCGGGCAGTAAACTGACCAAAGCAAATGATCTGGGCGTGCCCGTGCTGGATGAAACCGACTTGCAGAAACTACTAAGGAATCTCTGA
- a CDS encoding cell division protein ZipA C-terminal FtsZ-binding domain-containing protein, producing MEWLRWIFLAAGVLALAGIVWVYLRHKSEQAVELGSGRTEANLDDPIDVRIRAQEDARAKSADITLDSALDEAINEGIIGQVKVKERVDPVITPATEPHEVEPEPLRWQHPTFTRKNEPEPIDVDDALGLADAEGVIGAVRRKMLDDVPETTGSLFRRRQTPHFSYQEKQDSSSDHAELEAPSSAQSTQKNIKQNMGRDADPVVLPLLVASTDGAVFPGDRVENLIEEIGFEYGALSIYHYPGELGETLFSLMNGVKPGTFDRGNSASFATPVLALFMQLPLDGPSESLILDQMIDIARDIADQLGGEVLDDQRLPLTSESIDRYREQLNS from the coding sequence ATGGAATGGTTACGTTGGATTTTTTTGGCGGCGGGCGTGTTGGCGCTTGCGGGGATTGTGTGGGTTTATCTCCGCCATAAGAGCGAGCAGGCCGTCGAATTGGGCAGCGGACGTACTGAGGCGAATCTCGACGACCCGATTGATGTACGCATTCGTGCGCAAGAAGACGCGCGAGCGAAATCCGCTGACATAACGCTTGATTCCGCTCTTGATGAAGCAATCAATGAAGGCATCATCGGGCAGGTTAAGGTCAAAGAGCGTGTTGACCCGGTGATCACGCCCGCCACCGAACCACATGAAGTCGAACCCGAACCCTTGCGTTGGCAGCACCCCACGTTCACCCGCAAAAATGAGCCGGAACCCATCGATGTGGATGATGCGCTCGGTCTGGCGGATGCCGAAGGCGTGATCGGTGCCGTGCGCCGCAAAATGCTCGATGATGTGCCCGAGACAACCGGCAGCCTGTTCCGTCGTCGCCAAACGCCTCATTTCAGCTATCAGGAAAAGCAGGATTCATCGTCGGATCATGCTGAGCTCGAAGCCCCGTCATCTGCACAAAGCACTCAGAAAAATATCAAACAGAACATGGGTCGGGATGCCGACCCCGTCGTCCTTCCTCTGCTGGTGGCCAGTACCGATGGCGCCGTATTCCCCGGCGATCGTGTGGAGAACCTGATTGAAGAAATCGGTTTCGAATACGGTGCCCTGTCGATCTATCACTATCCCGGCGAACTGGGAGAAACCCTGTTTTCGTTGATGAACGGCGTGAAGCCCGGCACCTTCGATCGTGGCAACAGTGCCAGCTTTGCGACCCCTGTGCTCGCGCTGTTCATGCAACTGCCGCTCGACGGCCCCAGCGAAAGCCTGATTCTGGACCAGATGATCGACATTGCCCGCGATATTGCCGATCAGCTCGGCGGCGAGGTGCTCGATGACCAGCGTCTGCCGCTGACATCCGAATCGATCGACCGCTATCGTGAACAGCTCAATAGCTGA
- a CDS encoding 2-isopropylmalate synthase, translating to MSTDLRDGNQALFEPMSIARKHQLFDLLCDIGFREIEVAFPAASQIEFDFVRQLIEQQRVPDEVTISVLTQARPHLLTRTLEALQGARRAMVHIYMSTAPLFRQTVFGMSQVQIFDTVLAAVEQTRAHARAHPETEWMLEFSPETFNATEPEFARDLCDAVVAAWGCTAENKVVINLPATVEMSTPNVYADQIEWMHRHLAHRDRIVLSVHPHNDRGTAVAAAELAIMAGADRVEGCLFGQGERTGNVDLITLALNLYTQGIHPGLDFSQIDEVARICTECSQLPVHPRHPYVGDLVHTAFSGSHQDAIKKGFAAHGVDTVWQIPYLPIDPVDLGRSYESVVRVNSQSGKGGIAYLIETAYGLHLPRRAQIEFAAVVQAHMDRDHMEMNAETLMRLLDREYLAQDKPLKLIESRLSSVENGTQQSVNVIIERHNECIECAGVGDGPIAAFIRALDVPIRVQWFEERAIGQGTDARAAAFVGIASTERAQTVLGAGIDSNTVVAAFKAIVSAVNRLPSMSPPPRRRSITRRFLWADEHRSTNRPSKSVILPRCLFFQDFSVINSL from the coding sequence TTGAGCACGGACCTGCGTGACGGCAATCAAGCGCTGTTCGAGCCGATGTCGATTGCACGCAAACATCAGCTGTTTGATCTGCTGTGTGATATCGGTTTCAGGGAGATTGAAGTGGCCTTCCCGGCGGCCTCTCAGATCGAGTTCGATTTTGTGCGTCAGCTGATTGAGCAACAACGTGTGCCCGATGAGGTCACGATATCCGTCTTGACGCAGGCCAGGCCCCATTTGCTGACTCGCACGCTTGAAGCCTTGCAAGGTGCTCGCCGTGCCATGGTACATATCTACATGTCGACCGCCCCGTTATTTCGGCAAACCGTGTTCGGCATGAGTCAGGTGCAGATTTTCGATACTGTGCTGGCCGCAGTCGAGCAGACGCGTGCGCATGCGCGCGCTCATCCTGAAACGGAGTGGATGCTGGAATTCAGCCCGGAAACCTTCAATGCCACAGAACCGGAGTTCGCAAGAGATCTGTGCGATGCGGTGGTTGCGGCTTGGGGCTGTACGGCGGAGAACAAGGTGGTGATTAACCTGCCCGCCACTGTCGAGATGTCGACACCGAACGTTTATGCGGATCAAATCGAATGGATGCATCGCCACCTTGCTCATCGTGACCGTATTGTTCTGAGCGTTCATCCGCATAACGATCGAGGTACCGCCGTGGCGGCCGCTGAATTGGCGATCATGGCCGGTGCCGATCGCGTCGAGGGTTGCTTGTTCGGTCAGGGCGAACGTACGGGCAATGTCGATTTGATCACCTTGGCACTTAACCTCTACACACAAGGCATTCACCCGGGACTGGATTTCAGTCAAATAGACGAGGTCGCTCGAATCTGTACCGAGTGCAGCCAGTTGCCGGTTCATCCGCGCCATCCCTATGTGGGCGATCTGGTGCATACCGCGTTCTCCGGTTCGCATCAGGACGCCATTAAAAAAGGCTTTGCTGCGCACGGCGTCGACACCGTTTGGCAAATCCCCTATCTGCCGATTGATCCGGTGGATTTGGGGCGAAGCTATGAGTCGGTCGTTCGTGTGAACAGTCAGTCCGGTAAGGGCGGTATCGCGTATCTGATTGAAACGGCATACGGTCTGCACTTGCCGAGGCGGGCGCAGATTGAGTTTGCCGCTGTCGTCCAGGCGCATATGGATCGAGATCACATGGAGATGAATGCCGAAACTTTGATGAGGTTGCTTGACCGGGAATATCTGGCGCAAGACAAGCCGTTGAAACTGATCGAGAGTCGGTTATCCAGCGTGGAAAACGGAACACAGCAAAGCGTCAACGTCATCATTGAACGTCACAACGAGTGCATCGAGTGTGCCGGTGTTGGCGATGGTCCCATTGCTGCATTTATTCGTGCCCTGGATGTGCCGATTCGAGTGCAATGGTTTGAGGAGCGCGCGATAGGGCAAGGCACGGATGCACGGGCAGCGGCATTTGTGGGTATCGCTTCCACGGAGAGGGCGCAGACGGTACTCGGTGCGGGGATTGACTCAAATACCGTTGTCGCCGCCTTCAAGGCAATCGTGTCGGCGGTGAATCGGTTGCCGTCCATGAGCCCCCCCCCCCGCCGAAGATCAATAACCAGAAGATTTTTATGGGCTGACGAACATCGGAGCACCAACCGGCCATCAAAAAGCGTTATCCTTCCGCGCTGTTTATTTTTCCAAGATTTCTCCGTGATTAATTCCTTATGA
- a CDS encoding Lrp/AsnC family transcriptional regulator, protein MTLDRYDRQILTLLQENGRLSNQELADAIGLSASPCLRRVRALEESGLILGYRALLDARKLGLNLVALLHISMDQHTPERFAHFEQQVARLPEVIECLLITGQTADYQLKVIVTDMDAYQILLLNQITRIEGVTGVQTSFVLRRVLDKTSLPIPD, encoded by the coding sequence ATGACACTAGATCGCTACGATCGCCAAATCCTGACTTTGCTTCAGGAAAACGGGCGACTCAGTAATCAGGAGCTGGCCGATGCTATCGGGCTTTCAGCCTCTCCCTGCCTAAGGCGGGTGCGCGCATTGGAAGAAAGCGGGTTGATTCTGGGGTATCGCGCCCTGCTGGATGCAAGAAAACTCGGGCTCAATCTCGTGGCTCTGTTGCATATTTCGATGGATCAACACACGCCGGAGCGGTTCGCACACTTCGAGCAACAAGTGGCCCGGCTTCCCGAGGTAATCGAATGCCTGTTGATTACCGGCCAGACGGCCGACTATCAACTCAAGGTGATTGTGACGGACATGGATGCCTATCAGATCCTGCTGCTGAACCAAATCACGCGGATCGAAGGCGTAACCGGCGTGCAAACCAGCTTTGTTTTGCGGCGGGTGCTCGACAAGACTTCACTGCCCATTCCCGATTGA
- a CDS encoding polyprenyl synthetase family protein: protein MTVDQIRELAAPDMARVNTVIQAKLASDVALINQLSQYIIGAGGKRFRPMVLMLAAQALGGTSPWAAQMAAVVELIHTATLLHDDVVDESTLRRGRDTANALFGNAASVLTGDFLYSRAFEMMVEVQEPRVMAILAQATNRIAEGEVLQLMNMGDADVSEDRYVDVIVRKTATLFAAATQLAAVLEGQPEEVEAALTAYGLHLGTAFQLIDDVLDYTGDEAHTGKHVGDDLAEGKPTLPLIIAMQRGDEATVAMIRRAITEQDARDIEAICSAIEHTGALAYTAHRAQAEADRAKQAIAAVPDSPFKEALLALADAAVVRNH from the coding sequence ATGACCGTTGACCAAATTCGAGAACTCGCAGCGCCCGATATGGCGCGCGTCAATACCGTGATCCAGGCCAAGCTGGCTTCCGATGTCGCGCTCATCAATCAGCTTTCCCAATACATCATCGGCGCGGGCGGCAAGCGCTTTCGCCCCATGGTGCTGATGCTGGCGGCGCAAGCCTTGGGCGGAACATCCCCTTGGGCCGCGCAAATGGCGGCAGTAGTCGAACTGATTCACACCGCCACCCTGCTGCACGATGATGTGGTCGATGAATCTACCCTGCGGCGCGGTCGCGATACCGCCAATGCACTCTTTGGCAATGCCGCTTCTGTTTTGACCGGCGATTTTCTTTACTCGCGCGCGTTCGAGATGATGGTCGAGGTGCAAGAGCCCCGCGTCATGGCCATTCTGGCGCAGGCTACCAATCGCATTGCCGAAGGCGAAGTGCTGCAACTCATGAACATGGGCGATGCTGACGTAAGCGAAGATCGCTACGTCGATGTGATTGTTCGCAAAACCGCCACCTTGTTCGCCGCCGCTACCCAGTTGGCCGCCGTGCTCGAAGGCCAGCCGGAAGAAGTGGAAGCGGCACTGACCGCGTATGGCCTGCATCTGGGCACCGCGTTTCAGTTGATCGACGACGTGCTCGATTACACCGGCGATGAAGCGCACACGGGCAAACACGTCGGTGACGATCTGGCCGAAGGCAAGCCCACCCTGCCCCTGATTATCGCCATGCAGCGGGGCGATGAAGCCACCGTGGCCATGATTCGCCGGGCGATCACCGAGCAGGATGCGCGTGATATCGAGGCGATTTGTTCGGCGATTGAACACACCGGCGCGCTCGCCTATACTGCGCACCGCGCGCAAGCCGAGGCAGACCGGGCGAAACAGGCCATAGCCGCCGTTCCCGATAGCCCGTTCAAGGAAGCCCTGCTTGCGCTCGCCGATGCGGCCGTTGTCCGGAATCACTGA
- the smc gene encoding chromosome segregation protein SMC translates to MRLTRLYLAGFKSFAAPTEILLPAERVAIVGPNGCGKSNLIDAIRWVLGESSAKQLRGQSLDDVIFAGSGQRPAASQAVVELSFDNSARRLSGPFGAYDQIVICRSLGRDGQSRYSINQTRVRRRDVVDLFLGTGVGARSYSVIEQGQINRVVDAKPEDLRAYLEETAGISLYRERRRETESRIQQTQDNLSRLSDIADELGRQKTQLERQARTAERYRELQKKRRRQVVEQAAVQVVLTERANAALDAEWQTAQAHMTTVAERMAQVELRCAQEDEARTSAQSDLQQVQARQYQLGAEQAQLQGRLGELAARIESAEQQRQDDLAQRTRLEAACTRLQAELSRLAEERRTLESQRQQAAEQRAKAQAELRAADTHLNEMRAEWARSHDDLARPQQDLAAAKAEHAALLRQLQRLETERASVTSRDFTEPMAASIQQIQDAETRMGALEQSHSAGEVVLAEQQTVLAELSDRAAAMQKEAQTLRQNADALQAERRGLERALAAHQTSKDDAPRAERLIQRLAKAHADAWWGHALGAGIEAACVDDLDALMVAWRADQIPATGWWVAPDSQRSEPKSDLEQKRSPSDALAPWLRDWQHTRHPAPSLNEALAQRHTLPSGHCFVLADGWQVGRHWIGRGGSDQAAVRLAQQTRLAELQQAGTEAETTAEQAQIEYQRIQNQLAQQRKQVERLVAEQHQFEQQRQRLHWSLEDLRRKYQQLKQQQADRAANVARMEAEHKQLSADRGQLEDTIRRLEQIVAQARSARDAFNARQQTAEQTVQVLRRQAGEAGQALQQLERTVDRNQHQFEQAQQSLARDEAQMVQIDQRLAQFADRLDGLITQQSERQAEFTALSARQHEIAQAEKAALALVHEHTQAVQTAGVERHETQVALEKARAAVQALELQRAQLAVREDHAGEALTLALDQWRDDQQSLDAEAIKRLADIPNIAEAQAAELSTLEQQIARLGAVNLTAIEAFAEAEARKSELDGQIEDVQAALDQLQEAIRTLDKQTRAQFRSVFDAVNARIGPLFVQLFGGGEARLELSGADDLDAGVLLFAKPPGKKVTQLSLLSGGERALTAVALIFALFELNPAPFCILDEVDAPLDEANVGRFCAMVSAMSDRVQFLFVTHNKTTMASASALVGVTMREAGVSRIVSVDVDRAVQLLES, encoded by the coding sequence ATGCGTCTGACGCGGCTGTATCTGGCTGGATTCAAATCCTTTGCCGCGCCGACAGAAATCTTGCTGCCGGCCGAGCGGGTCGCGATTGTCGGCCCGAACGGTTGCGGCAAATCCAATCTCATCGATGCCATTCGCTGGGTGCTGGGCGAGTCTTCCGCCAAGCAGCTGCGTGGCCAATCGCTTGACGATGTGATCTTCGCCGGTAGCGGCCAGCGTCCCGCGGCGAGCCAGGCCGTGGTTGAGTTGTCGTTCGACAACAGTGCGCGCCGCCTATCCGGGCCGTTCGGTGCTTATGATCAAATCGTGATCTGCCGCAGTCTTGGGCGGGATGGGCAATCGCGCTACAGCATCAATCAAACCCGCGTTCGCCGCCGCGATGTGGTGGATCTGTTTTTGGGCACCGGCGTCGGGGCGCGCTCGTATTCTGTGATCGAGCAGGGCCAGATCAATCGGGTTGTCGATGCCAAGCCGGAAGATTTGCGTGCCTATCTTGAAGAGACGGCCGGCATTTCGCTTTATCGGGAACGCCGTCGCGAAACCGAAAGTCGCATTCAGCAAACTCAGGACAATCTCAGCCGCTTAAGCGATATTGCCGACGAGCTGGGTCGTCAGAAAACCCAGTTGGAGCGGCAGGCGCGAACAGCCGAACGTTATCGGGAATTGCAAAAAAAACGGCGCCGTCAAGTTGTCGAACAAGCTGCGGTACAGGTTGTGCTGACCGAACGCGCCAACGCGGCGTTGGATGCCGAGTGGCAAACCGCCCAGGCACACATGACGACGGTGGCCGAACGCATGGCACAAGTTGAATTGCGTTGCGCGCAGGAGGATGAGGCGCGAACGTCGGCCCAGAGCGATCTTCAACAGGTTCAGGCCCGGCAATATCAACTGGGGGCCGAGCAAGCTCAGTTGCAGGGGCGTCTGGGCGAACTGGCCGCCCGAATCGAATCGGCTGAACAACAGCGCCAGGATGATCTTGCCCAGCGAACGCGGTTGGAAGCCGCCTGCACGAGGTTACAGGCTGAACTGTCCCGTCTCGCCGAAGAGCGGCGCACGCTCGAATCACAGCGTCAGCAAGCCGCGGAGCAACGTGCTAAAGCACAGGCCGAGTTGCGGGCTGCGGATACTCATTTGAACGAAATGCGGGCCGAGTGGGCGCGTTCGCACGACGATCTGGCGCGGCCACAGCAGGATTTGGCCGCGGCAAAGGCGGAGCACGCCGCGTTGCTGCGGCAGTTGCAACGGCTTGAGACCGAGCGGGCGAGTGTGACTTCGAGAGACTTTACCGAGCCGATGGCCGCCTCGATTCAACAGATTCAGGATGCCGAAACCCGTATGGGTGCGCTGGAACAGTCGCATTCCGCTGGCGAGGTCGTGTTGGCTGAGCAGCAAACGGTTCTGGCTGAACTATCGGATCGCGCCGCCGCTATGCAAAAAGAGGCGCAGACTCTGCGGCAGAATGCCGATGCGTTACAGGCCGAACGTCGTGGCCTTGAGCGGGCTCTGGCAGCCCACCAAACATCGAAAGACGATGCGCCCAGAGCCGAGCGACTCATTCAGCGTCTCGCTAAAGCACATGCCGATGCCTGGTGGGGCCATGCGCTTGGTGCGGGTATCGAAGCGGCTTGCGTGGATGATCTGGATGCACTGATGGTGGCTTGGCGTGCCGATCAGATACCCGCAACGGGTTGGTGGGTAGCACCGGATTCGCAGCGGTCCGAGCCAAAGTCCGACCTTGAACAGAAGCGCAGTCCAAGTGACGCGCTGGCGCCCTGGCTTCGCGATTGGCAGCACACGCGCCACCCGGCACCGTCTTTGAACGAGGCATTGGCTCAGCGCCACACCCTGCCATCCGGTCATTGTTTCGTCCTGGCCGATGGCTGGCAGGTCGGGCGGCACTGGATTGGGCGCGGTGGAAGTGATCAGGCCGCCGTGCGGCTCGCGCAACAAACGCGTCTGGCCGAATTGCAGCAGGCTGGAACTGAAGCCGAAACCACTGCGGAACAGGCACAGATTGAATACCAGCGGATACAAAATCAGCTGGCTCAGCAGCGCAAGCAGGTCGAGCGACTGGTGGCCGAGCAACACCAGTTCGAACAGCAGCGTCAGCGCCTGCACTGGTCGCTTGAGGATTTGCGTCGCAAATACCAACAACTTAAACAGCAACAGGCGGATCGAGCGGCAAATGTTGCGCGAATGGAGGCTGAGCACAAGCAGTTGAGTGCAGATAGGGGGCAACTGGAGGATACAATCCGCCGTCTTGAACAGATCGTGGCACAGGCCCGCTCCGCGCGCGATGCGTTCAATGCGCGCCAGCAAACGGCAGAGCAGACCGTGCAGGTATTGCGTCGCCAGGCCGGTGAAGCGGGGCAGGCGCTCCAGCAGTTGGAGCGGACGGTCGATCGTAACCAGCACCAGTTTGAGCAGGCGCAGCAATCGTTGGCGCGCGACGAGGCGCAAATGGTGCAAATTGACCAGCGGTTGGCGCAATTTGCGGATCGATTGGACGGATTGATTACGCAGCAAAGCGAACGGCAGGCCGAGTTCACCGCGCTCAGTGCCCGTCAGCATGAAATTGCGCAGGCGGAAAAAGCGGCGTTGGCACTCGTTCATGAGCACACGCAGGCCGTTCAGACCGCAGGTGTCGAGCGGCATGAGACGCAGGTCGCCCTTGAAAAGGCACGCGCGGCGGTTCAGGCGCTGGAGTTGCAGCGGGCGCAATTGGCGGTGCGCGAGGATCACGCGGGCGAGGCGTTGACACTGGCACTCGATCAATGGCGAGACGATCAGCAATCACTGGATGCCGAAGCCATCAAACGGCTCGCGGACATCCCGAATATCGCCGAGGCGCAGGCAGCCGAGCTGTCAACGCTGGAACAGCAGATTGCCCGTCTGGGCGCGGTGAACCTCACCGCCATCGAAGCGTTTGCCGAAGCCGAAGCACGCAAGTCCGAACTGGATGGACAGATTGAAGACGTTCAGGCAGCGCTTGATCAATTACAGGAAGCCATCCGGACGCTGGATAAGCAGACGCGCGCGCAATTCAGATCGGTATTCGATGCGGTGAATGCGCGCATCGGCCCCTTGTTCGTGCAGTTGTTCGGTGGCGGCGAGGCTCGGCTGGAATTGAGCGGTGCGGATGATCTGGATGCAGGCGTTCTGTTATTCGCCAAACCGCCGGGTAAGAAAGTCACCCAATTATCGTTATTATCCGGTGGCGAGCGGGCGCTGACCGCAGTGGCGTTGATTTTCGCTTTGTTCGAGCTCAACCCCGCGCCTTTCTGTATTCTGGACGAGGTGGATGCCCCGCTGGATGAGGCCAACGTCGGCCGATTCTGTGCTATGGTTTCGGCCATGTCGGATCGGGTGCAATTCCTGTTCGTGACGCACAATAAAACCACGATGGCCAGCGCCTCGGCTTTGGTCGGGGTGACAATGCGTGAAGCGGGTGTTTCACGGATCGTCTCGGTGGATGTGGATCGCGCCGTGCAACTATTAGAGTCATAA